GCGCCTTGCCGCCGCGCACGAAGGGATCCTCGTGCACCTCGAGCCCGAGCCCGTGGCCGAGCCCGTGGCAGAAGCCCACCTGCGTACCGGGGTGCGTGTCGAGGTTCTCGTAGCCCTTCTCGCTGAGGAAGTGCGCCACGCGGTCGTGCAGGCCCTTGAAGCTGAGGCCGGGCGTGTAGGCCTCGAAGCCGAGCACCGCAGCCTGGCGGACGTCCTCGTAGGCCTTCTTCTGCGCGGCGGTCGCCTTGCCGGGCACGAAGGTGCGCGTCATGTCGAAGTAGAAGCCCGTGGCGATGTCCTTGGGGAAGATGTCGCAGACGATGGGCAGGCCGGTCTTCACCGTTCGCGTGTCCGTGCCCGCGTTGTGCGGCACGCCGCCCTCTTCGCCCTGCGCCACGATGCTGCCGTGGATGTTCGTGAGCCCGTGGGCGGCCATCGCCTGGTCCGCCGCCGACTTCAGCATGCCGATGGTGAGCGGCAGGCCCTTGGCGGTGTGGAGCGTCGTGCCGCTGGCGTGGCAGGCGGCGAGCGCGCGGCGGATGGCCTCGAAGCCCGCGCAGGTGCCGACGCCGGCCGCGCGCATGGCCTCGATCTCGAGCTCGGTCTTGATCGCGCGGGCCTGGGCGATCACCGGCGCCTTCTCGACGACCAGCGTGCAGCCCACGGCCGCGAAGGCGCGGCGCGCGCGCGGCAGCCAGGCGCCGGCGCTCTCCAGGCCCGCGGCGCCGTAGAGGGCGAGGCGGCCCTTGGCGTTCACTTTCTGGAGCGCCCAGGCGAGCCAGGCGAGCTGCGCGTCGCCGGGTTTCTTGTGCTGCTTGGCCAGCTCCTGTGCGGGCGTGGTCGAGCGGGCGATCCACTTCAGGCCGGTCTTCGCCGCGCAATCGCGCTCCATGTCGCCCACAATGAGCAGGCGCTCGCCGCCGCGCTTCCAGACCAGGGTGGCGGCCTCGAGCTTCTGGCCGCCGACCAGGTACCAGAAGGCCGGGCTCACGTCCGTGTTGCCGGTGAGCAGCAGCACGTCGAGCTTGGCCTTTTCCATCAAGGCGTCGAGGCGGGCGGGCAGGGTCCTATCGGCGGGCATGGGCGTCCTCGCTTGCGGTGGGCGCGCGGGTATCGGCGCGCTGCGGGAGTATGCGACGCTGGCGGGAAAAACAGCAAGGGCGGCGCGCTGACGGCGCCGCCCCTTTTCTGCTCACCCGGCCCGATCCTGGTTCGGCGGACGCCGCCTGGGATCGAGATGGCCGCGCTCGGCGGCCGTTGTGCGGTTACAAGCTGCGCTCCATGTGGGCGATCGCCCGGTCATGGATGGCCTGGGCCTCAGTATACAACAGGTGGGCTCGCCGATGCCAGTCCCCGGCAAGCGTCTTGTCGCTGAGCCCCTTGAGATTGATGCGGACGTTGAAACAGGCCCCGCGCACGCAGGCGAGGCCGAGCAGGGCGCCCACGCCGGCGTCGCTGGCGCTGTTCGCGTTGCCGACCTCGGCCACGCGCTCGCAGTGGCGGAGCGCGGCCAGGCCCAGCTCCATCACCGCGAAGGGCACCGCGGTGGCCGCCTGCGTGGCCGTCTGGATCGCCGCCTCGCGCGCGGCGGCCTCGGCCTCGCTGCCCTTGGGCAGCTTGAAGGCGGCCATCACCTGGCCGAAGGCCTCGGTGTCCTCGTCGACCTTGGCTTCGAGCTTGGCGCGCAGGGCGTCGGCTTCCTTGCAGAGGTCGGCCATCTCGCCCTCGACGGCGGCGTAGGACTTCCCCCGCGTGAGGCGCGCCACCATCGCGGCGAGCGCCGCGGCCAGCGCGCCGCAGAGCGCGGCCGTGCTGCCGCCCCCGGGGGCGGGCGAGCTGGAGGCCAGCACCTCGGTGAACTCGGCCACGCCGAGCGCCATCAGCGGGCCGGGCGGCACGGGCGGCAGCGCCTTGGGCGAGACCGTGCCGCGCTCGAGCATCACCTCGATCACCTTCTCCTCGAGCTTGAAGGGATAGAGCTGGCTCAGGCCGAGGGCCTCGGCGGCCAGCTCCATCTGCTCCCACTCGCCGGCGGGCAGGCGCACGCAGTGCTGGCCGCAGTGGGCGCGGGCGGCGTCCAGCATGGCCTGCTTGGGCACGACGCCCACGATCTCGCTGCCCGTGACGGCCAGCCCGCCGCCGCGCAGCTCGGATTGGCGCTTCACCTCGGCGAAGGCCTGGTACAGCCCGACGCGCGTGTAGTCGAGCAGGTTCATGCTCACCTGGGCGGTGGCCGCGTCGTACATCATGCCCGCGGCCTGCGTGGTGGGCAGGGTGCCGGGCTCGTTCACGGCCTGGCCGCGCGCGTCGCGGACGATCTCGCCCGCCTCGTCGCGCTTGGCCCGGCCGCTCTCGCGGATGTCCAGCGCGATGCCGTTGGCCTTGGCCTTCACCGCCGTGTTCAGGTTGATGTTGTAGGCGATCAGGAACTGCCGCGCGCCGGTCACCATGACGCCGCTGGCCGGCACGAAGACCTGCGGCCCGTAGTCGGGCTTGAAGTCGGGCGACTTCAGCTTGGCGGCGAGGGCCTCGTACTCGCCCTTGCGGATGTCCGGCAGCGCCACGCGCTCGGGCCGCTGCGCGCTCTTCGCGTAGAGGTAGACGGGGATGCCCAGCTCCTCCCCCACGCGCCGGCCGAGCCGATGCGACAGCTCGATGCACTGCTCCCAGCTCGCCTCGCGCACGGGGATGAAGGGCACCACGTCGGCCGCGCCCTGCCGCGGGTGCTCGCCCGTGTGCCGCGTCATGTCGATGAGGGCGAGGCCCGTCTTCACGCAGTTGAAGGCCGCGGCGAGCACGGCCTCGGGGTCGCCGACGAAGGTGTAGACCGTGCGGTTGAAGTCGGGGCCGGCGTCCACGTCGAGCAGGGTGGCGCCCGCGGTGTCGCGGATCGACTGCGCGATGGCCTGGATGATGCCGCGATTGCGGCCCTCGCTGAAGTTGGGCACGCACTCGATGATGGTGGCCATGCAGTTCCTCCTCACGGCGTCCGGGCCGGCGGCGCCGGCAGGCACGAAGGGCTGCAGGATAGTCCAGGGCGGGCGCCCGATCAAGGCGCGGCGGGGCCCTCGCCGGCCGCCCGCGCGCGCGGCTCGCGCTCGTCGAGCACGGCCCCCGGCGCGATGTCGGCGAGCAGTCCGGTCAT
This genomic interval from bacterium contains the following:
- the ftcD gene encoding glutamate formimidoyltransferase; its protein translation is MATIIECVPNFSEGRNRGIIQAIAQSIRDTAGATLLDVDAGPDFNRTVYTFVGDPEAVLAAAFNCVKTGLALIDMTRHTGEHPRQGAADVVPFIPVREASWEQCIELSHRLGRRVGEELGIPVYLYAKSAQRPERVALPDIRKGEYEALAAKLKSPDFKPDYGPQVFVPASGVMVTGARQFLIAYNINLNTAVKAKANGIALDIRESGRAKRDEAGEIVRDARGQAVNEPGTLPTTQAAGMMYDAATAQVSMNLLDYTRVGLYQAFAEVKRQSELRGGGLAVTGSEIVGVVPKQAMLDAARAHCGQHCVRLPAGEWEQMELAAEALGLSQLYPFKLEEKVIEVMLERGTVSPKALPPVPPGPLMALGVAEFTEVLASSSPAPGGGSTAALCGALAAALAAMVARLTRGKSYAAVEGEMADLCKEADALRAKLEAKVDEDTEAFGQVMAAFKLPKGSEAEAAAREAAIQTATQAATAVPFAVMELGLAALRHCERVAEVGNANSASDAGVGALLGLACVRGACFNVRINLKGLSDKTLAGDWHRRAHLLYTEAQAIHDRAIAHMERSL
- a CDS encoding aminopeptidase P family protein; the encoded protein is MPADRTLPARLDALMEKAKLDVLLLTGNTDVSPAFWYLVGGQKLEAATLVWKRGGERLLIVGDMERDCAAKTGLKWIARSTTPAQELAKQHKKPGDAQLAWLAWALQKVNAKGRLALYGAAGLESAGAWLPRARRAFAAVGCTLVVEKAPVIAQARAIKTELEIEAMRAAGVGTCAGFEAIRRALAACHASGTTLHTAKGLPLTIGMLKSAADQAMAAHGLTNIHGSIVAQGEEGGVPHNAGTDTRTVKTGLPIVCDIFPKDIATGFYFDMTRTFVPGKATAAQKKAYEDVRQAAVLGFEAYTPGLSFKGLHDRVAHFLSEKGYENLDTHPGTQVGFCHGLGHGLGLEVHEDPFVRGGKAPLAPGMVITIEPGVYYPAKKLGIRIEDVAVVREGNLENLTDYPCVLEVPLRGKA